Proteins found in one Sorghum bicolor cultivar BTx623 chromosome 1, Sorghum_bicolor_NCBIv3, whole genome shotgun sequence genomic segment:
- the LOC8054235 gene encoding pentatricopeptide repeat-containing protein At2g16880, with protein sequence MDTTPFTSASVSPAAASGPAPDPESALVSAVADALVSASRQPSPPPMDTLLAPYLPRLSPSHHPQVIALAAANPALASPHTLLSYRRLVSPPSCLPSLLPLLPMLPYRNLLPLLLDFVPLDPLRHLHRHLLASLPTSALADAALSAYARLRLPHLAAQLLHSFRRRGHVRPSLQAANAVLSALARSPSTSPQASLDVFRSLIALRLHPNHYTFNLLVHTHCSKGTLADALSTLSTMQGFGLSPDVVTYNTLLKAHCRKGMLGEARTLLARMKKEGIAPTRATYNTLVSAYARLGWIKQATNVVEAMTAFGFEPDLWTYNVLAAGLCQAGKVDEAFKLKDEMEHLSIVSPDVVTYNTLVDACFKYQRSSDALNLLEEMRDKGVKSSLVTHNIVVKGLCREGQLEEALGRLKMMTEEGLAPDVITYNTLIDAYCKARNVAKAFVLMDEMVRSGLKMDTFTLNTLLYNLCKEKRYEEAEELLRSPPQRGFVPDEVSYGTVMAAYFKENKPEPALYLWDEMSKRKLTPSIYTYNTLIKGLCTIGKLTEAIDKLNELMKKGLVPDDTTYNIIIHAYCKEGDLEKAFQFHNKMLENYFKPDVVTCNTLMNGLCLHGKLEKAIKLFESWAEKGKKVDVITYNTLIQALCKDGDVDTALHFFADMEARGLQPDAFTYNVVLSALSEAGRSEEAQNMLHKLDESGKLSERFSYPLIKSSAEEVKTGKDPEVKSDCESGGNAKGGDQESYNKSVKELCVGGQLKEAKAVLDEMMQKGMSVDSSTYITLMEGLIKRQKRQTHAAG encoded by the coding sequence ATGGACACCACACCTTTCACCTCCGCCTCCGTCTCGCCGGCGGCCGCATCCGGCCCCGCTCCCGACCCGGAATCAGCTCTTGTCTCGGCTGTGGCTGACGCGCTTGTCTCCGCCTCCCGCCAGCCCTCGCCGCCGCCCATGGACACCCTCCTGGCCCCGTACCTCCCGCGCCTCTCCCCCTCGCACCACCCGCAAGTGATCGCCCTTGCCGCCGCCAACCCAGCGCTCGCCTCTCCGCACACTCTCCTCTCCTACCGCCGCCTCGTCTCCCCGCCGTCCTGCCTCCCCTCCCTACTCCCGCTCCTCCCCATGCTCCCCTACCGCAACctcctcccgctcctcctcgacTTCGTCCCGCTCGACCCGCTGCGCCACCTCCACCGCCACCTCCTCGCCAGCCTCCCCACGAGTGCGCTCGCTGACGCCGCGCTCTCCGCCTACGCCCGCCTACGCCTCCCCCACCTCGCTGCACAACTCCTCCACTCATTTCGCCGCCGCGGGCACGTCCGCCCCTCCCTCCAGGCAGCCAACGCCGTGCTCTCCGCACTCGCGCGCAGTCCGTCCACCTCGCCGCAGGCCTCTCTTGATGTCTTCCGCTCCCTCATCGCGCTGCGGCTCCACCCCAATCACTACACCTTCAACCTCCTGGTGCACACCCACTGCTCCAAGGGCACCCTCGCCGACGCCCTTTCCACGCTCTCCACAATGCAGGGTTTCGGCCTCTCCCCCGACGTCGTCACCTACAACACCCTCCTCAAGGCTCATTGTCGCAAGGGCATGCTCGGTGAGGCGCGGACCCTGCTGGCTAGGATGAAGAAGGAGGGTATTGCGCCCACCAGGGCCACCTATAATACCCTCGTTTCAGCGTACGCGAGGCTTGGGTGGATCAAGCAGGCGACCAATGTCGTGGAGGCCATGACAGCATTCGGTTTTGAGCCTGACCTGTGGACATACAATGTGCTCGCTGCAGGGCTGTGCCAGGCAGGGAAGGTGGACGAGGCATTTAAGCTGAAGGATGAGATGGAGCATCTCAGCATAGTATCGCCTGACGTAGTCACCTACAATACGCTTGTCGATGCATGCTTCAAGTATCAGCGCTCTTCTGATGCACTGAATCTGCTCGAGGAAATGCGTGACAAAGGGGTGAAGTCAAGTTTGGTCACACATAACATTGTTGTGAAGGGGCTCTGCAGGGAGGGGCAATTGGAAGAGGCGTTGGGGCGTCTGAAAATGATGACAGAGGAGGGATTGGCACCAGATGTGATTACATACAATACATTGATTGATGCATACTGCAAAGCCAGGAATGTTGCCAAAGCATTTGTGTTGATGGATGAGATGGTGAGGAGTGGACTCAAAATGGACACTTTCACCCTAAACACTTTGCTATATAACCTATGCAAAGAGAAGCGTTATGAAGAGGCTGAAGAGCTCTTGCGTTCACCGCCGCAGAGGGGTTTTGTACCTGATGAAGTCAGCTATGGTACAGTGATGGCAGCCTACTTTAAGGAGAATAAACCAGAGCCTGCTCTGTATCTGTGGGATGAAATGTCTAAGAGGAAGTTAACACCAAGTATTTATACTTACAACACATTGATCAAAGGGCTTTGTACAATAGGGAAGTTGACAGAGGCGATTGACAAATTGAATGAGCTGATGAAGAAGGGGTTGGTACCAGACGACACTACCTACAATATCATCATTCATGCTTACTGTAAGGAAGGGGACTTGGAGAAAGCTTTCCAGTTCCACAACAAGATGCTGGAGAATTATTTTAAGCCAGATGTTGTTACCTGCAACACTTTAATGAATGGGCTTTGTCTGCAtggcaagcttgagaaagcgaTCAAGCTTTTTGAGTCATGGGCAGAGAAAGGGAAGAAGGTTGATGTTATCACATATAACACCTTAATTCAAGCTTTGTGCAAAGACGGAGATGTTGATACAGCTTTGCATTTCTTTGCTGACATGGAGGCCAGAGGCTTGCAACCTGATGCATTTACATACAATGTTGTGTTGTCTGCACTATCTGAGGCAGGGAGATCAGAGGAAGCACAGAATATGCTCCATAAATTAGATGAGAGTGGGAAATTATCTGAAAGATTTTCTTATCCTTTAATTAAATCTTCTGCGGAGGAAGTGAAGACAGGGAAGGACCCAGAGGTTAAATCTGACTGTGAATCTGGTGGAAATGCAAAAGGTGGTGATCAGGAGAGCTATAATAAATCTGTAAAGGAACTCTGCGTTGGTGGGCAACTGAAAGAAGCTAAGGCTGTTTTGGATGAGATGATGCAAAAGGGCATGTCTGTTGACAGTTCAACCTATATCACTTTGATGGAAGGCCTTATCAAAAGGCAAAAGAGGCAAACACATGCAGCTGGATAG
- the LOC8081871 gene encoding adenylyl-sulfate kinase 3 isoform X1, with translation MASLPVPRTLPRASPTVVGAARGRRGRAAVRVRTATAALGGGCCGGGGMEQRHGEAPHSPVKEKPVMSNIGKSTNILWHNCPIGQSDRQKLLGQKGCVVWITGLSGSGKSTLACALSHELHYRGHITYVLDGDNLRHGLNRDLSFKAEDRAENIRRVGEVAKLFADAGIICIASLISPYRRDRDACRALLPDSNFIEVFMDLPLKICEARDPKGLYKLARTGKIKGFTGIDDPYEPPVNGEVSLKSMAYFLHDHTIVITMKDGECPSPKAMAKQVLSYLEENGYLQA, from the exons ATGGCCTCACTCCCCGTTCCTCGCACGCTCCCGCGGGCCTCGCCAACGGTGGTGGGCGCCGCGAgggggaggagggggagggCCGCGGTGCGCGTGCGCACTGCCACCGCGGCATTGGGCGGTgggtgctgcggcggcggcggaatgGAGCAGCGCCACGGGGAGGCACCGCACAGCCCAG TGAAGGAGAAGCCTGTAATGTCAAACATTGGGAAATCAACTAATATTTTATGGCATAATTGCCCGATTGGACAATCTGATAGACAGAAGTTGCTGGGACAAAAAGGCTGTGTCGTGTGGATAACAGGACTCAGTGGTTCAG GGAAAAGTACTCTTGCTTGTGCACTGAGTCATGAGTTGCATTATAGAGGCCACATCACGTATGTACTTGATGGTGACAACCTTAGACATGGCCTCAATCGAGATTTAAGCTTTAAGGCAGAAGACCGTGCAGAAAATATACGAAGAGTTG GTGAAGTGGCAAAGCTTTTTGCCGATGCTGGTATCATATGCATTGCTAGCTTGATATCTCCATACAGGAGAGATCGTGATGCATGCCGTGCTCTACTTCCAGATTCTAACTTTATTGAA GTATTTATGGATTTGCCCCTAAAAATTTGTGAAGCTCGTGATCCTAAAGGTCTGTACAAGCTTGCACGCACAGGAAAGATTAAAG GTTTCACTGGAATTGATGATCCATACGAACCGCCAGTTAATGGTGAGGTGAGCCTAAAGAGCATGGCTTACTTCCTACATGATCACACC ATAGTAATTACGATGAAAGATGGGGAATGCCCTTCACCCAAAGCAATGGCGAAGCAAGTTCTATCATACCTTGAAGAGAACGGATATTTGCAAGCTTAG
- the LOC8081873 gene encoding uncharacterized protein LOC8081873, protein MVSTGKLVFIVLIVLFEGSLVTSKKGYSSEQPTKTTGGYSPKETSEKADVSSTKSSGTVPYDYSANIECIKEPEKPLYGGGIISAADSSGKKCPIKGSVLKVDLKKDYHYALSVWLKFSKGTGDITAIIVTPDGKFNTAGAIVAKSECWTLLKGGATSYAEGKSDLFFESNSTAEIMAESIALQGFSFEEWNAHREEVVAKERKKKVKITVESGGKPLPDAELSVVWVAKGFPLGNAMTKEILDMPEYEEWFTKRFKWATMENAMKWYSTEYNEGEEGFVVADKMLALAEKHNISVRGHNVFWDDQSHQMPWVSKLSVDKLRAAVAKHLKSVVSRYAGKVIHWDVVNENLHFSFFEEKLGKDASGEIFKEVAKLDPKPILFMNEFNTIEQPCDKAPLPTKYLAKLRQIQSYPGNEDLKYGIGLESHFAKPNIPYMRGSLDTLAAAKVPIWLTEVDVTKGPKQVEFLEEVMREGFGHPGVKGIVMWAAWHAKGCYVMCLTDNNFKNLPQGDLVDRLLDEWRKVPEKPMTDSNGVFEAELFHGEYQVTVKHASLKEPIVQTVDLDTKSEAAIKA, encoded by the exons ATGGTTTCCACAGGAAAGTTGGTCTTCATCGTGTTGATCGTGCTATTTGAAG GATCCTTGGTCACTTCAAAAAAGGGCTATTCTTCAGAACAGCCAACAAAAACGACCGGTGGCTATTCCCCCAAGGAAACATCAGAAAAGGCAGACGTTTCCTCAACGAAATCATCAGGAACGGTCCCCTATGACTACTCCGCAAACATTGAG TGCATCAAGGAGCCGGAGAAACCTCTGTATGGAGGCGGCATCATCAGCGCCGCCGACTCCAGTGGCAAGAAGTGCCCTATCAAGGGCTCCGTGCTCAAGGTCGACCTCAAGAAGGACTACCACTACGCACTCTCCG TTTGGCTGAAGTTTTCCAAGGGCACCGGCGACATCACTGCCATAATCGTGACGCCCGATGGCAAGTTCAACACCGCCGGCGCGATCGTGGCCAAGTCTGAGTGCTGGACCTTGCTCAAGGGTGGAGCCACCTCCTACGCCGAAGGCAAGAGCGATCTCTTCTTCGAG AGCAACTCCACCGCGGAGATCATGGCGGAGAGCATAGCGCTGCAGGGATTCAGCTTTGAAGAGTGGAACGCTCACCGCGAAGAAGTCGTCGCCAAG GAAcgcaagaagaaggtgaagatcaCGGTGGAGAGCGGCGGCAAGCCGTTGCCGGACGCGGAGCTGTCTGTGGTGTGGGTGGCCAAGGGGTTTCCCCTGGGCAACGCCATGACCAAGGAGATCCTGGACATGCCCGAGTACGAGGAGTGGTTCACGAAGCGGTTCAAGTGGGCGACGATGGAGAACGCGATGAAGTGGTACAGCACGGAGTACAACGAGGGTGAGGAAGGGTTCGTGGTGGCGGACAAGATGCTGGCGCTGGCGGAGAAGCACAACATCTCGGTGCGCGGCCACAACGTGTTCTGGGACGACCAGAGCCACCAGATGCCGTGGGTGAGCAAGCTCAGCGTGGACAAGCTCAGGGCCGCCGTGGCGAAGCACCTCAAGAGCGTCGTCTCCCGCTACGCCGGCAAGGTCATCCACTGGGACGTGGTGAACGAGAACCTCCACTTCAGCTTCTTCGAGGAGAAGCTGGGCAAGGACGCGTCCGGGGAGATCTTCAAGGAGGTGGCCAAGCTGGACCCTAAGCCCATCCTGTTCATGAACGAGTTCAACACGATCGAGCAGCCCTGCGACAAGGCGCCGCTGCCGACCAAGTACCTGGCCAAGCTGAGGCAGATCCAGTCGTACCCGGGCAACGAGGACCTCAAGTACGGCATCGGCCTGGAGAGCCACTTCGCCAAGCCCAACATCCCCTACATGAGGGGCTCACTGGACACGCTGGCGGCGGCCAAGGTGCCCATCTGGCTCACCGAGGTGGACGTCACCAAGGGGCCCAAGCAGGTGGAGTTCCTGGAGGAGGTGATGAGGGAGGGGTTCGGCCACCCGGGCGTCAAGGGCATCGTCATGTGGGCGGCCTGGCACGCCAAGGGCTGCTACGTCATGTGCCTCACCGACAACAACTTCAAGAACCTGCCGCAGGGGGACCTCGTCGACAGGCTCCTGGACGAGTGGAGGAAGGTGCCCGAGAAGCCCATGACGGACAGCAATGGTGTGTTCGAGGCCGAGCTCTTCCACGGCGAGTACCAGGTCACCGTCAAGCACGCGTCGCTCAAGGAGCCCATCGTGCAGACGGTGGACCTCGACACCAAATCGGAGGCCGCCATAAAGGCCTAG
- the LOC8081871 gene encoding adenylyl-sulfate kinase 3 isoform X3 has protein sequence MASLPVPRTLPRASPTVVGAARGRRGRAAVRVRTATAALGGGCCGGGGMEQRHGEAPHSPVKEKPVMSNIGKSTNILWHNCPIGQSDRQKLLGQKGCVVWITGLSGSGKSTLACALSHELHYRGHITYVLDGDNLRHGLNRDLSFKAEDRAENIRRVGEVAKLFADAGIICIASLISPYRRDRDACRALLPDSNFIEVFMDLPLKICEARDPKGLYKLARTGKIKGFTGIDDPYEPPVNDSNYDERWGMPFTQSNGEASSIIP, from the exons ATGGCCTCACTCCCCGTTCCTCGCACGCTCCCGCGGGCCTCGCCAACGGTGGTGGGCGCCGCGAgggggaggagggggagggCCGCGGTGCGCGTGCGCACTGCCACCGCGGCATTGGGCGGTgggtgctgcggcggcggcggaatgGAGCAGCGCCACGGGGAGGCACCGCACAGCCCAG TGAAGGAGAAGCCTGTAATGTCAAACATTGGGAAATCAACTAATATTTTATGGCATAATTGCCCGATTGGACAATCTGATAGACAGAAGTTGCTGGGACAAAAAGGCTGTGTCGTGTGGATAACAGGACTCAGTGGTTCAG GGAAAAGTACTCTTGCTTGTGCACTGAGTCATGAGTTGCATTATAGAGGCCACATCACGTATGTACTTGATGGTGACAACCTTAGACATGGCCTCAATCGAGATTTAAGCTTTAAGGCAGAAGACCGTGCAGAAAATATACGAAGAGTTG GTGAAGTGGCAAAGCTTTTTGCCGATGCTGGTATCATATGCATTGCTAGCTTGATATCTCCATACAGGAGAGATCGTGATGCATGCCGTGCTCTACTTCCAGATTCTAACTTTATTGAA GTATTTATGGATTTGCCCCTAAAAATTTGTGAAGCTCGTGATCCTAAAGGTCTGTACAAGCTTGCACGCACAGGAAAGATTAAAG GTTTCACTGGAATTGATGATCCATACGAACCGCCAGTTAATG ATAGTAATTACGATGAAAGATGGGGAATGCCCTTCACCCAAAGCAATGGCGAAGCAAGTTCTATCATACCTTGA
- the LOC8081874 gene encoding elongator complex protein 5 has protein sequence MAEAVVRCLRDGRLDGEHAPALAVEGSLQCCSLAAGAMLHIAAAFASQVAAGKAQARGLVVVAFDRSPQVYLEFMQRRGLDANALNRCVRILDCYSDPLGWKQKIQNQQHQGNSAKLSTNKENITVYRSVKDVTKLLSFTTELGGDFEGEGKKYFSVAVDSISSMLRHASVPSISGLLSNLRSHEQVSSIFWMIRSDLHEPKVPRAFECLSTMVACVEPALVDPVCGESPGNMSILEQNYSKVKFIVRLKRRNGRVKHLYEDLYIDGNDIKFDSAPSVSIEVNQSLVPKVQFNLELSEKERSDRANVVLPFEHQGNGEPIRIYDGRRSLPEAQRDPNLTAPALVDEMKAPKSGTAKGEIHYFRDSDDEQPDSDEDPDDDLDI, from the exons ATGGCGGAGGCGGTCGTGAGGTGCCTCCGGGACGGACGGCTCGACGGAGAGCACGCGCCGGCGCTGGCTGTGGAGGGATCGCTCCAGTGCTGCTCGCTCGCGGCGGGCGCGATGCTCCACATCGCGGCCGCATTCGCCTCCCAGGTCGCCGCAGGGAAGGCGCAGGCCAG GGGGCTGGTTGTTGTGGCATTTGATCGGAGCCCGCAGGTGTACCTGGAATTCATGCAGCGTCGCGGCCTTGACGCAAATGCTTTGAACCGATG TGTTCGAATATTGGATTGCTATTCTGACCCCCTTGGATGGAAGCAGAAGAttcaaaaccagcagcatcaaGGGAACAGTGCAAAGCTCTCAACAAACAAAGAGAACATTACTGTTTATAGAAGTGTGAAGGATGTTACAAAATTGCTGTCCTTCACTACTGAACTTGGAGGAG ATTTTGAAGGAGAAGGCAAAAAGTATTTTTCTGTGGCTGTTGACTCA ATTAGCTCCATGTTAAGGCATGCTTCAGTGCCATCAATTTCAGGCCTTCTTAGTAATCTTCGAAGCCATG AACAAGTATCATCAATATTTTGGATGATACGTTCAGACCTTCATGAGCCCAAGGTGCCCCGAGCATTTGAATGTCTTTCTACTATGGTTGCTTGTGTGGAGCCAGCACTTGTGGATCCTGTTTGTGGAGAGAGTCCTGGAAACATGTCtatccttgagcaaaattattcaAAAGTAAAATTTATTGTGCGCCTTAAAAGACGAAATGGACGGGTGAAGCACCTT TATGAGGACCTGTATATTGATGGCAATgatatcaaatttgattctgcTCCTTCTGTGAGTATAGAAGTGAACCAAAGTCTAGTGCCTAAG GTTCAGTTCAATCTTGAGCTGTCAGAGAAAGAGCGCAGTGACAGGGCAAATGTTGTTCTCCCTTTTGAAcatcaag GAAATGGTGAACCAATTCGTATATATGATGGTCGCCGGTCCCTACCTGAGGCTCAGCGTGACCCCAATTTAACCGCACCGGCCCTTGTGGATGAAATGAAAGCTCCCAAATCTGGAACTGCAAAGGGTGAAATACATTACTTCCGTGATTCAGATGACGAGCAACCTGACTCAGATGAAGATCCAGATGATGATTTGGACATATAA
- the LOC8054234 gene encoding yrdC domain-containing protein, mitochondrial → MKACAKAAGERLPLVRAPSTSQPLARSFVKVSRLPSQHETKCQVSCSVRVSENTARRIYATAENIFPAMKDHVLKATDAINRGEVIAVPTDTIYGFACDACSAGAVNRIYEIKGRIQTRPLAICVADVSDISRFALVDHLPHGLLDSLLPGPVTVVLKRGENSILERSLNPGLDSIGVRVPDLDFIRSIARGAGSALALTSANLSGQPSSVSVKDFEGLWPHCSCVFDGGVLPSGRAGSTIVDLITPGVYKILRDGSSRKETAAVLGKFGFVEAS, encoded by the exons ATGAAGGCGTGCGCGAAGGCGGCGGGGGAGAGACTACCGCTGGTCCGTGCTCCGTCAACCAGTCAGCCTCTGGCTCGGAG CTTTGTTAAGGTAAGCAGATTACCCTCTCAACATGAGACGAAGTGTCAAGTATCCTGCTCAGTTAGGGTGTCAGAAAACACAGCTCGCAGAATATATGCCACAGCAGAAAACATTTTCCCGGCAATGAAAGATCATGTCTTGAAAGCAACTGATGCAATCAACAGAGGAGAAGTGATTGCGGTGCCCACTGATACCATATACGGGTTTGCGTGTGATGCCTG CTCTGCGGGAGCAGTTAATCGTATTTATGAGATCAAAGGGCGTATACAAACACGGCCTCTGGCAATTTGTGTTGCTGATGTCTCAGACATATCACGGTTTGCTTTAGTGGACCACTTGCCACATGGCTTGCTTGATAGTCTACTTCCTGGGCCTGTCACTGTTGTTCTAAAACGAG GTGAAAACAGCATATTAGAGAGATCACTTAATCCTGGCTTGGATAGCATTGGAGTTCGTGTGCCGGATCTGGATTTCATACGATCCATTGCTCGTGGCGCTGGAAGTGCACTTGCACTTACCAGCGCCAACTTAAGCGGACAGCCTAGTAGTGTCAGTGTCAAAGATTTTGAGGGTTTATGGCCACATTGTTCATGTGTCTTTGATGGTGGAGTACTTCCTTCTGGGCGTGCTGGTTCAACAATTGTTGATCTAATAACACCAGGAGTCTACAAGATATTGAGAGATGGAAG CTCAAGGAAGGAAACAGCAGCTGTGCTTGGCAAGTTTGGCTTTGTTGAAGCTTCGTGA
- the LOC8081871 gene encoding adenylyl-sulfate kinase 3 isoform X2, producing the protein MASLPVPRTLPRASPTVVGAARGRRGRAAVRVRTATAALGGGCCGGGGMEQRHGEAPHSPVKEKPVMSNIGKSTNILWHNCPIGQSDRQKLLGQKGCVVWITGLSGSGKSTLACALSHELHYRGHITYVLDGDNLRHGLNRDLSFKAEDRAENIRRVGEVAKLFADAGIICIASLISPYRRDRDACRALLPDSNFIEVFMDLPLKICEARDPKGLYKLARTGKIKGFTGIDDPYEPPVNGEIVITMKDGECPSPKAMAKQVLSYLEENGYLQA; encoded by the exons ATGGCCTCACTCCCCGTTCCTCGCACGCTCCCGCGGGCCTCGCCAACGGTGGTGGGCGCCGCGAgggggaggagggggagggCCGCGGTGCGCGTGCGCACTGCCACCGCGGCATTGGGCGGTgggtgctgcggcggcggcggaatgGAGCAGCGCCACGGGGAGGCACCGCACAGCCCAG TGAAGGAGAAGCCTGTAATGTCAAACATTGGGAAATCAACTAATATTTTATGGCATAATTGCCCGATTGGACAATCTGATAGACAGAAGTTGCTGGGACAAAAAGGCTGTGTCGTGTGGATAACAGGACTCAGTGGTTCAG GGAAAAGTACTCTTGCTTGTGCACTGAGTCATGAGTTGCATTATAGAGGCCACATCACGTATGTACTTGATGGTGACAACCTTAGACATGGCCTCAATCGAGATTTAAGCTTTAAGGCAGAAGACCGTGCAGAAAATATACGAAGAGTTG GTGAAGTGGCAAAGCTTTTTGCCGATGCTGGTATCATATGCATTGCTAGCTTGATATCTCCATACAGGAGAGATCGTGATGCATGCCGTGCTCTACTTCCAGATTCTAACTTTATTGAA GTATTTATGGATTTGCCCCTAAAAATTTGTGAAGCTCGTGATCCTAAAGGTCTGTACAAGCTTGCACGCACAGGAAAGATTAAAG GTTTCACTGGAATTGATGATCCATACGAACCGCCAGTTAATGGTGAG ATAGTAATTACGATGAAAGATGGGGAATGCCCTTCACCCAAAGCAATGGCGAAGCAAGTTCTATCATACCTTGAAGAGAACGGATATTTGCAAGCTTAG
- the LOC8081872 gene encoding uncharacterized protein LOC8081872 — translation MEERGVAAMGRAQAFLFLSLLWVAMLSAAPRVVQSLPYDYSSSSECLPEPLEPQYGGGILRNANFSAGLQGWSSFGYGAVEEGLSESGNSYGVARNRTRPYQSVSQKVFLQNDTHYTLSAWLQVSNGSADIRAVVKTNGEFIHAGGVEARSGCWSILKGGLTAPASGAAELYFESNTTTVDIWVDNVSLQPFSREEWAAHHHAAIKSARKKTVRLRARDSSGKPVPGAQVRIEHVRSGFPLGSAMSAEILQSPAYQRWFTSRFTVTTFENEMKWYSTERVQGREDYSVPDAMLRFAKSHGVAVRGHNVFWDQPSQQPSWVRSLSYQQLQQATARRIKSVMSRYAGQVIAWDVVNENLHFNYFEGKFGWDASAEFYRKAHQLDAQALMSMNEYNTLEWPGDPMAGPSKYLGKLFQIKKFPGNANDARMAIGLEGHFSVPSIPYIRAALDTMSKANAPIWLTEIDVAPGPNQAHYLEQILREVYAHPAVHGIILWTARHPQGCYVMCLTDSNFRNLPTGDVVDKLIAEWKTHSHAGVADADGYYEAELFHGDYKVTVSHPVANSTVVQSLSVDRETDTDSEYTIHV, via the exons ATGGAAGAGAGGGGGGTTGCAGCAATGGGGAGAGCCCAAGCCTTCTTGTTCCTGTCGCTGCTGTGGGTCGCCATGCTGAGTG CTGCTCCTCGCGTGGTGCAATCTCTTCCTTACGACTACTCGTCCAGCTCTGAG TGCTTGCCGGAGCCGCTGGAGCCTCAGTACGGCGGCGGCATCCTCCGGAACGCCAACTTCAGCGCTGGCCTCCAGGGCTGGTCGTCGTTCGGGTACGGCGCCGTCGAGGAAGGCTTGTCAGAGAGCGGCAACAGCTACGGCGTGGCGCGGAACCGGACCCGGCCGTACCAGAGCGTCAGCCAGAAGGTGTTCCTGCAGAACGACACGCACTACACTCTGTCAG CTTGGTTGCAGGTCAGCAATGGTAGCGCCGATATCAGAGCCGTGGTGAAGACCAACGGCGAATTCATCCACGCCGGCGGCGTCGAAGCGCGGTCCGGCTGCTGGTCCATTCTCAAAGGCGGCCTCACCGCCCCCGCCTCCGGCGCGGCAGAACTCTACTTCGAG AGCAACACGACGACGGTGGACATCTGGGTGGACAACGTCTCGCTGCAGCCCTTCTCCCGCGAGGAGTGGGCGGCGCACCACCACGCGGCCATCAAGTCGGCGCGCAAGAAGACGGTGCGGCTCCGCGCCAGGGACTCGTCGGGGAAGCCCGTGCCGGGCGCGCAGGTGCGCATCGAGCACGTCCGGAGCGGCTTCCCGCTGGGGTCTGCCATGAGCGCGGAGATCCTGCAGAGCCCGGCGTACCAGCGGTGGTTCACGTCGCGGTTCACGGTGACCACGTTCGAGAACGAGATGAAGTGGTACAGCACGGAGCGGGTGCAGGGGCGGGAGGACTACTCGGTCCCCGACGCGATGCTGCGGTTCGCCAAGAGCCACGGCGTCGCGGTGCGCGGCCACAACGTGTTCTGGGACCAGCCGAGCCAGCAGCCGTCCTGGGTGCGGTCGCTGTCGTACCAGCAGCTCCAGCAGGCGACGGCGCGGCGGATCAAGTCGGTGATGTCGCGGTACGCCGGGCAGGTGATCGCGTGGGACGTGGTGAACGAGAACCTCCACTTCAACTACTTCGAGGGCAAGTTCGGGTGGGACGCGTCGGCGGAGTTCTACCGCAAGGCGCACCAGCTGGACGCGCAGGCGCTCATGTCCATGAACGAGTACAACACGCTGGAGTGGCCCGGCGACCCGATGGCAGGGCCGAGCAAGTACCTGGGCAAGCTGTTCCAGATCAAGAAGTTCCCGGGCAACGCCAACGACGCCAGGATGGCCATCGGTCTGGAGGGCCACTTCTCCGTGCCCAGCATCCCCTACATCCGCGCGGCGCTGGACACCATGTCCAAGGCCAACGCGCCCATCTGGCTGACCGAGATCGACGTCGCGCCGGGGCCCAACCAGGCGCACTACCTGGAGCAGATACTCAGGGAGGTGTACGCGCACCCGGCCGTGCACGGCATCATCCTCTGGACGGCGCGCCACCCGCAGGGATGCTACGTCATGTGCCTCACCGACAGCAACTTCAGGAACCTACCCACGGGCGACGTCGTCGACAAGCTCATCGCGGAGTGGAAGACGCACTCGCACGCCGGCGTGGCGGACGCCGACGGATACTACGAGGCCGAGCTGTTCCACGGGGACTACAAGGTCACCGTCAGCCACCCGGTGGCCAACTCCACCGTGGTGCAGAGCCTGAGCGTCGACAGGGAGACCGACACCGATAGCGAGTACACCATACACGTCTAG